One window of the Lemur catta isolate mLemCat1 chromosome 6, mLemCat1.pri, whole genome shotgun sequence genome contains the following:
- the FAM234B gene encoding protein FAM234B — MATVLSRALKLPGKKSPDLGEYDPLTQADSDESEDDLVLNLQQKNGGLKNGKSPLGEAPEPDSDVEAAGAAKPHLAEVTTEGYPSEPPGGLEQKATSSLVSYVRTSVFLLTLGISMILVLLCAFLIPCPPRDLHSTWSRHLGSQGGGDLSPLELADMNGDGLRDVLLSFVTSRNGSAVGVSGPAANLVCLSGMNGSTLWSSPLPEEARDITCLDLVPRGSAGTVCLVTGTHRVLSAFNATSGKAIWTLNSNYLSNGTLAAPVVVLPDLDEDGVRDLVVLAIGELQPDLCFLLVSGRTGSPLGRPVKYNIVGVGNLIGPQVYVTTNGAVYILFGFGNIQAVALRDIFVQAQNRDSSPPSLQIEEPEWEKRRSINLSELIDVYSDGVELLQMVKAPDSNCSNLLITTRQGLVLLRGQNLTPYWTLSLQGLRSQPTPGYFTDDRTLDFLLQIQDGVGMKKMMVVDGESGSMVWSYSVPCHMKETPATSAVTSEQKSVFLFWAEGLSAASPNSDAVQGTEPPSLYHLYLLHPAFPSILLDLANTTGIVTASQVGINDLWKDAFYVTRTTGPSSEGHPAALVVSKLSLRWALMEGQVAQLRETTPKIGRGELRRFLSRIKFVDAPCEI; from the exons ATGGCGACCGTGCTGTCCAGGGCGCTCAAGCTCCCGG GGAAGAAGAGCCCAGACCTGGGGGAATATGATCCCCTCACCCAGGCTGACAGCGATGAGAGCGAAGATGACCTGGTGCTCAACTTGCAGCAGAAGAACGGAGGGCTCAAAAACGGGAAGAGTCCTCTGGGAGAAGCGCCAGAGCCCGACTCGGACGTCGAGGCCGCAGGGGCTGCAAAGCCACACCTTGCGGAAGTCACCACGGAGGGGTACCCCTCGGAACCCCCCGGAGGCCTGGAGCAGAAGGCGACCTCCTCCCTGGTGTCCTATGTGCGCACATCCGTCTTCCTGCTGACTCTGGGGATCTCGATGATCCTCGTGCTCCTGTGTGCTTTCCTGATCCCCTGTCCCCCCAGAGATCTGCACAGCACCTGGAGCCGCCACCTGGGCTCCCAGGGAG GTGGGGACTTGTCTCCATTGGAACTGGCTGACATGAATGGAGACGGCCTGCGTGACGTGCTTCTCTCCTTTGTGACCTCAAGGAATGGGAGTGCAGTAG GTGTCTCAGGACCAGCTGCTAATCTTGTGTGCCTTTCGGGGATGAATGGCAGCACACTGTGGTCGAGTCCCCTCCCCGAGGAAGCCCGAGATATCACATGTTTGGACCTGGTGCCAAGAGGTTCGGCTGGAACCGTCTGCCTGGTGACAGGAACTCACAGAGTGCTCAGCGCATTCAATGCAACGTCAG GGAAAGCCATTTGGACTTTAAACTCAAACTACTTGTCCAACGGCACCTTGGCTGCCCCGGTCGTGGTGTTGCCGGACTTGGACGAAGATGGCGTTAGAGATCTTGTGGTTCTGGCCATTGGGGAATTGCAG CCAGATCTGTGCTTTCTGCTGGTGTCTGGCCGGACAGGAAGTCCACTGGGCCGACCTGTGAAGTACAACATCGTGGGAGTTGGGAATCTGATTGGTCCCCAGGTTTACGTCACCACAAATGGGGCTGTCTACATCCTGTTTGGCTTCG GAAATATACAAGCTGTCGCCCTGCGGGACATTTTTGTTCAGGCCCAAAATCGAGACAGCTCACCACCTTCTCTGCAGATAGAAGAGCCAGAATGGGAGAAGCGAAGATCCATCAACCTGTCTGAGCTCATTGACGTGTACAG TGATGGTGTCGAGCTGCTCCAGATGGTGAAGGCACCAGATTCCAACTGCAGCAACCTTCTGATTACAACCAGACAAGGCCTTGTCCTGCTTCGGGGGCAAAATCTTACACCGTACTGGACATTGAGCCTTCAAGGCCTGCGCAG CCAGCCTACTCCTGGGTATTTCACTGATGATCGCACACTGGACTTCCTTCTGCAGATACAGGATGGAGTTGGgatgaaaaag ATGATGGTGGTGGATGGTGAATCTGGCTCCATGGTTTGGAGTTACAGCGTTCCGTGTCACATGAAAGAAACGCCAGCCACTTCAGCAGTCACCTCGGAGCAGAAGTCTGTCTTCCTCTTCTGGGCGGAGGGGCTGTCAGCTGCGTCTCCCAACTCC GATGCCGTGCAAGGAACGGAGCCACCCAGCCTTTACCATCTGTACCTCCTGCATCCGGCCTTCCCCTCCATCCTCCTGGATCTGGCCAACACCACGGGCATAGTGACGGCTTCGCAGG TTGGAATTAACGACCTCTGGAAAGATGCCTTTTATGTTACCAGGACAACAGGGCCAAGCTCCGAAGGCCATCCAGCAGCCCTGGTGGTCAGCAAGCTTAGCCTGCGGTGGGCACTGATGGAGGGCCAGGTGGCCCAGCTACGGGAGACCACCCCCAAAATTGGCCGTGGGGAGTTGCGGAGATTCCTCTCTAGGATAAAGTTTGTTGATGCTCCCTGTGAG ATCTAG